From a single Nymphaea colorata isolate Beijing-Zhang1983 chromosome 4, ASM883128v2, whole genome shotgun sequence genomic region:
- the LOC116253165 gene encoding pentatricopeptide repeat-containing protein At2g32630-like codes for MKKQGWKIDAWSCKAFLMALRASGEMETALEFLQTVLELGLEATPHYMAIIVDGLCSKGEIKKAIEFSDGMSARGFKANIFSSKSLMEAHCKNGDIERALEVLGSVVDNAGVQRNVATYTILINALCNSGKIDKAEELFDDMKKRGMVGDVYVYTSMVHGNCKGGNIKRAFALLDESIDALTPNAHTYGALINGLCNEMQRKGIDSNQIILHTMIAGYCKAGDIDEAFNLMANMEKKEIKLDVYTYSTIMSGLGKLDRFEEAKRLFYAMVDKGISPNAVSYTTLVGIHCKEGNLDEAMRDFREMGRKSIRPTVCTYNTLIDGGPP; via the exons ATGAAAAAGCAGGGATGGAAGATAGATGCTTGGTCCTGCAAGGCCTTTCTTATGGCCTTGAGAGCGTCTGGCGAGATGGAGACGGCTTTGGAGTTTTTGCAGACGGTGCTGGAATTGGGGCTTGAGGCGACGCCCCATTATATGGCCATCATTGTTGATGGGCTCTGCTCGAAAGGCGAGATAAAGAAAGCTATTGAGTTTTCTGATGGCATGAGTGCTAGAGGGTTCAAGGCCAATATCTTCTCTTCTAAGTCGTTAATGGAGGCTCATTGCAAGAATGGAGATATTGAGAGGGCCCTCGAGGTCCTGGGTTCAGTGGTAGACAACGCTGGCGTCCAAAGGAATGTCGCAACTTATACCATTCTGATCAATGCATTGTGCAATTCAGGCAAGATAGATAAAGCTGAGGAGTTGTTTGACGACATGAAGAAGAGGGGGATGGTTGGGGATGTCTATGTCTATACTTCAATGGTCCATGGAAATTGTAAGGGTGGCAACATAAAGAGGGCATTTGCTCTGCTTGATGAAAGCATAGATGCATTGACACCAAATGCTCATACCTATGGGGCACTGATCAATGGTTTGTGTAA TGAGATGCAAAGAAAGGGAATTGATTCCAATCAGATTATACTCCACACGATGATTGCTGGGTATTGCAAGGCAGGAGATATTGATGAGGCCTTCAACTTGATGGCTaacatggaaaagaaagaaatcaaactgGATGTTTATACATATAGTACAATTATGAGTGGGTTAGGAAAGTTGGACAGGTTTGAAGAGGCCAAGAGGCTGTTCTATGCTATGGTTGACAAAGGGATTTCTCCAAATGCTGTGAGCTATACTACTTTGGTGGGCATTCACTGCAAAGAAGGGAATCTAGATGAGGCCATGAGAGACTTTCGTGAGATGGGCAGGAAAAGTATCAGGCCTACTGTTTGCACTTACAATACTTTGATTGATGGGGGTCCCCCATAA